A window of Cheilinus undulatus linkage group 23, ASM1832078v1, whole genome shotgun sequence genomic DNA:
GGACCTAGACAAAGTTGTATACTAGTGAAGCTTCAAAAAGTTAACGTTACTTGTAGATCTGAAGCAATCCATCAGCAAACCATGGATCTTTATGGATGTAATGTGTTGAAAATTAATGACTCTACAAACTGTTCTTGGTTTGCCAGTGAACTGGCAGGCTGCTGTCTTGGATAGATCTTAAAATGGACGAAGTAGGCACTGCTTGTGGTTTAAATGATCCTGCTGCACTTTAACACTGATGCTTTTGTTAACTTGGGTGTACTGTCCCTTTAAGAACAGAAACTGCTGACTAGCtgtgagaggggtctggctacaGACTGGACATTTCTGGCTGCAACTCTCTAGTAAAAGTTATAATCTCTATTTGTGAAACATCAGTTGCTTTTAGCTTGTTTGCAACAGGCTGAAGTTGCACTATGTAATTTGCAttgtccctatcaaataaacttaatgaataaaataaaaataccgTTCATCTGAAGGAAGAGCCATAATTTGCCGGTACAGTGCATTTGTAGTTTTAgattattcataaacaaagtctggcagttaatgcatgaaataaccacatagtaaacattacagactaagaattATGCACAGATCTGCCGTAGAAGCAGCTACATGAACAATGGCTTCATTGgctttagctaacatagctatgctagctatgtaattaaggctactacataagtcaatgtagctaagttagcttaagcaatgtgagctttagtaaatgtaACAAAAGCTAAAAAGCAACATAGATAATGtacctatgtagctacattagctgctttgtgagcttagctttagctctgttagctacgtagctctgttagctacatagttcCTTTTTCTATAGGTAGGTTTATAGGTTCCTTTTTCTTAAGcaaatgtggctaaagctaatttagctatgcagataactTAAGATACAtacctgctttgtgagcttcgCTTTAGCTACGTAGTTTTGTAAGCTACGAAATCTACATTACTTGTGTGACAAAtagagctacgtaagctacactGACTGTGTTAGAACGTTTTAATGAAGAAAGAggttttttcctgtaagcagaacttttaaacattttgtaataagGTTTTACTCGTCAGATTTTTTACTTTCGGCATCCTTACCGTTACCGTAATCCCGAACCGAAGTGTGTTTTAGTgcctcagatgaacggtctatAAGAATGGCTGTCAGAAataaacagtctgcagccagactgtcttgaactTTTTATGTTAACAGGTTATGTTGGACTCTATTTGTATATATTTAAAAGTACAGTAAATACAGGACTTGAGattatgtacattttaaagttatttttttcacgCTGTTTCGATTTATCAAATGAAAACTAGTATTATGGATAACTCAAATGTATTTACATGGTTAAGGTTGATTAATGTATTTTGTCTCTTTCCATAGAACAACATTAGCCTCAGAGGATAATGAGCATGATGATTTAAAGTATCATGATGACAGTCTATCCCCATTTTCTCTGGACCTCCACCACCGGCACAAAACGTGGACGACGGCAAACTCTCCTCTTCGTGTTGTGTTTGGGGTTTCTTTGGTACATGTCTGCCATAAAGAAAGATAAGACCAACAAAGAGTGGCTCGTTTATTCACATAATTGCTGGtttaacagaaaaaagcaaaaccAATGTCATGCCCAGACTCCTTTATTCAGTCAACTGCTACAGGCTGACTCTGGACTTATTAGCTCACACTGATGTGTCAGTAAAACAGTCCAACCTGAGAGGATGTCTTACCTTTGAAGCTGAGAACATACTGTCGGTTTCCTTTCACCACTTCGATCACGCCAGTTCTGTTTGATTGAAACGAGACCTCCAAAGTCTGAGATGTCACTGATGTGGTCCGCTGCTTCTCATCCTACAGAGAAGGTAAGAACCAAGTCTGTATGTTTACAATCCAATATGATTTAAAgataataaagtaaaagaaagaaacaagtCCTTCTAAAGCCTGGCCTCTATAACTAGTCTTCAGAACCCTTGAACTATTCTTCAGATCTCTACTACTAGATCTCAAACTgctacaatgaaaaaaacactactAGTCCCTAGTTTTCTAGAGCTCTAGTCCTTAGATTTCTAGAACCTGTCCTCTGGATCACTACAGCTACATGCAGATCTCTGCAACCAGTGTTTGAACCTCTGCAACAAGTCCCCAGACCTCTCCATCTAGTGATCCAACCTCTACAAGTAGTCATTAGGCCTTCACAACTATTCCTGATATCTGGACAACCAGAAGTTGGACCTCTCAAACTGGTTTTTAGGTTTTGACAATTTCTCCCCATACCTCTATAACTAGTTCTCCAAACcaattaactttttttcaatCTTTACAACTAGTTCTCAGATCTCTACAACTTGTCCCCGGACCTCTAGACCTAGTCCTAAGACCCTTAGAACAAGTTTTCAAAACTGTCAGCCAGTCCTAAACTTGTCTGCCAACTAGTCCTCTTTAAAAGTAGTCACCAGGCCTGTGAAATTGGTCCTCAAACCCCTAGACAAGTCTTCAGATCCCTACAATAGTCCCTAGACCTCTAAAACTGTAGAACTTGAACAAGTAGTAGTTGTACCTCTCAAACTCGTCCACAGACCTTGACAACTAGTCCTCAAAACTCTAGAATGATTCTTCAGATCTTAAGTACTTCTCAAACCTCTTGACTGATACTACAGCTAGTCCTCAGACCAAGACAACCTGTCTCCAGATCTCTAAGAGCAATTCCCTGACTTCTACAGCTAATTCTTAGACCTCTATAGCTACCCCTTGACCTCAACAACTTGTCTTGAGACCTCTACAGCTAGCCCCCAGATCTAGTGAAAGGTAGTCCTGTAGTCTCTGGAACTAGTCCTTTGAATCTCTACAACTAGTACTCAGATCTCTACAACTAGTCTTTGGACCTCCAATCAGAGCTCTACAACTAGTCCTCAGATCTCTGCAACTAGTCTGCAGACCTAAAATTCAAGTCCTTATATCTCCACTGCTAGTTGTCTAGCCTTGACACCTTGTCCTCACCTCTAGAATCCTAGTCTTCAGATCTCTGGAGCTAGTCCCTTTAGATCTCTACAGTTAGTACCGAACCACTACAACCAGTTTCTGGACCTCTGCGACAAGTCATCAAACCCACAGAACTTGTCTCTACATCTAGTCCCTATACCTCGCAATCAATAACCAGAGCTCTACAGCCAGTCCCAGGACCTCTGACTGAGCTCAGGCCTAGAAACTTTCAACCTTCGTCCCTGAGGTGTTGGGACTCACTGGATGTCCGTACTCGATCCAGTTCCCCTGCTCCCCTTTGTAGTACCACAGCCACTCGGTGGTCAGGACGTAGTGCGGCGGCTTCAGCACAGACGAAATTGTTGAGAGACGGCGAACAGGTTTTGAACCCCGCCTCATGGACAGGAAGTCAACAGGAAGGTGGGTGCAGCTGGCCCAGAACAGAAACATTACAGAAGTGTTAAGTTATGTTGGACAGCCCAGTCAAAGAGGTCTACAATGCCCTCGCTTATGAAACTACTGATGCTGCATCCGAGACAAACCAATTAGCTTAACACCTGAATAAGGTCCTGAAATCTGACCTGTGATTCTTAGAGGGGTCACAGAAGTCCCTCTCAATGTCCTCCATGTCCTGCAGCTCTGTCCAGGTCCTGTCATTAAATATCTCCCACTTGTATGGCAGGTGGAAGTGAACACGGCTGCACTCGTCTggaaaataagattaaaaaaaaatgttaaaaacataaaactaacAATACCTAACAAACAAATTATATTAGGATTTAGTCTCCTGAGACTGAACTGCTGGTCTAGAACGTATTTTTAGGTTCTACCAACTATTTAAGATGACTAGGACCTGACAAGAATAAAGCCTAAGCATTACCTTTGAAGGGTTGGCTCACAGAAAAGGTGTACCCGAATGAGGACAATTGGTTACCTTTACTGTATAACACCTTTGAACCATTGCTGTGTAGCTAAGCCAAGCATGAACAAAGGTTCTGCTAAAAATTCTGAAAGCCTTGGAAAATTCTTAGAAAATAAATCTAGgcaaaattccctaaaattttcaagaaactACCccaaaaagtattttaaaaaatccaataaaagtACCTTTAAATTTCCTAAAATATTTCCAACTATTTCAGTGAAAGTTTGTTAAAAATCCTCAATATTCAATACTAATATTCCCccaaatttcacaaaaatacCAGTAAAAGTTCAAGAAAAGTCTCTgtaatttacaaataaattcacaaaaaaatatcCAGGAAACTcccaaaaactttttaaacttgttaGCCAAGTGCCCCaaaatttccagaaaattcttaaaatcaccttgaaaattccaaaaaaattccaagCAAATATCCCCAAATCTCTAAAGAAATTCAACCAATTTGTCTGAGAAATTACCATAAGTATATGTAAAAAAAGATATATGTATCCTGAAATTTATTTCAGAATAATAATTCCCCAATCATTCTCAAGTGATTCAGTTTCTGaaaattactttgaaaaactcCATGTAAGGTGCATCAAAATTCTAGAAAATTTCCAAGACCTGCTCAGAAATTCTGATTAAGTTCCCTCCAAATATACATGAAAATTCCTAAGAACATTCAAAAtgatttcaaagaaaattcccAGATAAATTCTAGGAAAATCCCCTGAAACTTTACAATCAACTCCCCAACTTGTCCACTAACTTTCTGGAACATTGTAAAGCATTGCCCCCccttattcttaaaaaaatatattttaaaaacttcataAACATCCTATCAATTTTCATAACATTTCCCATGAAAATTCCAGGTAGTTCTTGTGAGGTTTGGCACAGTCTGTAATCCAGGTATGGTGTCAGTCAGATGATTTTGGAGTTATGGTGACTAACAGTAGTTTAGGCTTGGAGAAACTTTAAATTCTAAGGTTTTATTAGAGATAAAGTTCCACTGTTTTCATCCTTGTCTTCTAATGTGATACATTACTGTATTTTCATTAATGTCAAATACATTAAAGTTTTCCTTTGATGAAATatctaaaaaggaaaaaagaaatacgacttcagtttttgttttgagaTATATTTAGAACATGTTGTTCAGTTTATTTACTAATTAATTCATGTATTTCTGTCTGAAACGAATCTAACTGAAAGTGAACCCTGACTCTCTGCTGCCATCCAGTGGACATAACGGAAATTGCAGGCCTTGACTATAGGTCACATGATAAGACGTGAGTCAgactgatgaagatgatgatagAGGCAGGAAGTAGGGGCGTTGAGGGTGCTGCATCACCCCCTAAAATCAAGCACAATTAAAACCATCAACCTACAGAAACATTTACAGTCATGTGTGCTTGTTTAATGGGAAATGAAGATTTAGATGGAGTAGattttttgttcctttattggagagagagagagagagagagagagcttaaacatgtttgaagaTGCACTCACTGTTGAATTTGCAGCTGTTCCTTATGAAGTGCAGACAGATCTCCTCTCCCCCTTCATTTACAGGCtccacatttttctctgatgacaaacacaaagagcaaccatgatgatgatgatccaCACAGACAGTTCACAGAGGAAGCGTGTGACTAGCCCAGAGGCGGGCTTTACAAATAGGCAAAGGTTGGCAATTGCCTGAGGCCCCTGGGATACTAGGGAACGCCTAACTGACTAAAAGTTAAGCTTGTTTTCAGCTGTAATGTCAGATTTTGattataaataaaggttaacaacaaaaattgtgaaaacatACCAcacaaaaagtctttaaaagtgcCCTTTGCTGGCTGCAGCCCTTCACTAGAACATTCCTGGACTCACCTGTGTCAGCGTTCTTCAGGTTGTACATGTTCCTGTAGATGAACGGCAGCTCCTCCATCAAGTCCCCGCTCAGACCTCGGTCCTCCAGCATGTGGCGGCCATGTTGGTCGATGGTGTGCTGACGTTTACACCTGAGGCCGAACATACAGTCTCCCTTTACGAAGTGCTGACACAGGTGGATTTTAGTGCAGCTCACCTGGAAGGAGCAGTCACCGAGGGGAGCTGAGCCTTTATTATAGTGAGAACACACCtgaaggaagagaaagagagggagacacCTGAGGAACGGACCAATGAAAACTAAGAATAACTCTTTTTGTTAAACGTGTGTTTTTAATTTACCTTTGTGCCCGGAataaccttttttgttttttattatttttgctttttttaatcttttccattttttggtTTCACTTTTTCAGATTCCAGTTCTCTTCTCTGgagattttctttgtttttcttcttttttaataaataatttcagcatTACAACATGTGGACTACTCGTAATGTCTCGTCCAATAACAGAGTAGAATCTTGTCTGTCTCCAGCCACAAAggctgctctgattggttgtttgattccttaaaaaaaaggggaaaaggagaaatgcaaaaataaagcagaaacagaGGAAACACCTGGCCTGTATGGGACATTTGGTTTCCCTGAAACGAGGGAGTTTACACAGGGATTttagggatatttcagtatttttgaagtaaaataaagttttttgaaTTGAAGTACCTAATACGACTCAACTTCAGCAAtactgaaatattcctttaagcTCTGAGTCAGGTACACTGAACCTAACCTGACCAGGAGaaggttttctttaaaaattcccAAGGTTTTCCTCATCTCCTCCATCTCAAAGGGCCAGAAGTATTGTTTCACTCttgcattcattcattcattccatATTGTGCATGTTTGCCTGAATAAAAGTCGACATTTTTACACATGTGGCGCTCACTACAGGATCAATCATCCAGTTCAGGGTCACATGCAAGTCTGCACAAGCttctgtaaaataaacatttcaacacCTTCTACTGAATAGGCTGAAAATTGCAGCTCTGAGTGAGGAAATGAAACTGACTgatgattgattttaaactttaacatttgtttgagtgtttgtgtgaCCTCGGGCAGCAGCTCGGGGTcgttctgcagcagcagcagcctcagGTGGTCTTCATGCAGCTCCTGCAGCGTGCACTCTCTCAGTAACTGCTGGTTGTGATCAGAGCCGAGGTCGTGGGAGTATTTACACGACTTCctggaaagaaaaaacaatattaCAGACATGGAAGCGgctaaaaacagagcagaagagAATAGTTTTAACAGCTTTAAACAGGATCATACATCAGACTCATTTAGGGTTCAGTCTTGAGCTCAAACTCTGAAGATTAGAGGGGAAGTGGAGTagaaaaagtcagagtttgtaatttttctgcttagataaaataaattagGATAAATTAAACTCAATTTTGATTGATTACAATCaataaaattgatgtttttttctctcaaccAGGTAAATAGTTTCATGATTCAGTATCAGCTGTTTCATTTCTCTGTAAATCACGACGTACTGCGGGGTGACGTCACTAACACACAGGTACGTTTATTGACgtcacatttttttaagatcAAACACAGTTATTCAATCAAAGTCTTTATTAATAATCCATTAtttattgttgaaaaatatttattattgtcAGTATTTTGCGGATGAGTCACCTGCAGGTTTACTTTCTGTTTCCTTAGGTTTCGTTTCTGACTGCTGGAGTCTGTATCACTCCACCGAAGAACACAAAAAGTAGTCCACTAACAAAAACATACCAACAAGTTAATTTTCGTTGTAAATGCAATATATTTGCGTACTTTTATTCAATATTTAATGTTATATAAACATAATAAGCGTGTCCAGTGTTGTTTCGATTTACGGAAGCCCggaggaaaataaaacagagaccAGCTGTGTTTATGACGAACTTACCTGCCCTTGTCGAACCTGCAGTTCCCATAGATGAAGTACCTGCACAGGTGAAGCTGTTGACAGCCCACACCCTCCGCGCATCGCTCGTGGTAGTACGCGCTGCACAGCCGGAGTGAAGTTCGCGCGACCACCGTGCAGTCCTCCGGCCTCCCTTCGCCGTCCCCCGCCGAACCGGGGACCAGCAAAAAGCGGGAGCAGCCGTTCATGATGTGGAGGAATTCTTCTTCGTTGGTGTTacatctctgcagcagctcCTGGTACAGCACGCGCAGATTCAGCGCTCCTCCAGCGCGGCAGAGCGCGCGCGTGGCCTCTAGGATCTCCGGGTCGTACATCTTCACCGATCAGCTGATCAGCCCCGACTGGAGTCTGCACGAGAAGGTTGGAGAGGTAGGTCACAGGAACATCTCCGCTTTAGtcctaccaaaataaaagcacaggcTTTATTTCTAactgtaaaaaaatatcaaagcgttttaaagtgagtttaaaattattttttattgttgtagactgaaataatctcagaataaatcaaacacacacacaggcctataaatataaatacaaaaaccaATGTTTATCTCAGGTGAGAGGTTAAAATCTACAGGTGGTTCTAATCACACAGGTGTGACTGAGGcagcatcagtgtgtgagtggATCAGTGTGAGAGTCATGAAGCTGTGTGAGTCCATGCTGCTGACTGTGAGTCTGTTTACACTGACCACAGGTGAGGAATCTGGACAGGTACactgtttacagctgttataatCAGCAGTTTAAGTCAGTCACTGGCTTACTGGGTTAATTTAAAGTGGGGTTgttgtctgctttgaggctgcCATACGTAGAATTAAccagattaaaaatatgatatacTTCATGAATGGTTTTTGGTTAtagaaaaagtctaaaaattcccataatgttgaattttattaatgaaaacaagtaaaagtgatgttaattttgacagcagtgtGCCATGTTTTCTGTGTCCTTGTGGAGGCCTCGGCTTTCTCAAATATGAATGAGgggaaaggaagaaagaaaataacaagGAGAATCGATGCACTGGTGGGTTTCAgccttttttgcccaaggcacacctgaggTTATGTCAAATCTCATTCATATTGATACAAAATACTTATTAAATAATGGTACAGTCAAGGCCGTCTACAAGGACAGAGCTTTCTGAAtaccagccaactgggggatcatggagttCAGGAAAACCATGGTCCCTTGTTAAGTTAGGCTGTGATAACCAATAAATTCAACCCAAATAttaaacactcttatcaaagaaacaaaagaagttagattttttttgtgctttggTACAATATAGCTTTCTTAAAAATGCAGTCCTCTTAAAACAGAActacctttttattggtaatgttaaaaatgttgatgGGCACGCTGGTTGGCCTTCTTTGAACACACGTAGGCTAAATTATTGGCATATCCTTATTTATGCGGCTTTCCTAAACCTGCTTCcaacttactttttgtttttattcatatgtAAAGTTCAGGAACTCCAGTCttcactctgtgactcagtcacaaaatcTACTTTTGCCATCTGTATCCAAAGTCCATctttaaatgggtaaaaagagttTCAGGtagctgctcctgcagcctggaatcttctGCAAGAAAATATCTTGGGGGGCTGGTCTCttcaaattgttttaaaagtggatTGAAGACActggaggaagatgcatcaggttgtagatgttttgaccgATGACTTTGTGATCTGTGACTGGattggttgatctgtgtttgtagGACTGAATGATTagggaaaataatctagttgcgatatttttccccagtattgcgATTTAAAGTATGATTATTCAGTAAGTTCCTCAGTATTTCTaaacacaaaagaaataaatcactgtattttataataaacacaatatttggtagattaaaCAAAGACTAAACAGTTTAACATTTAGAGTCACCGATGTATTCACTggaatatttattttatgtctttctcaTTTTGAACCAGACAAGCAAATAGGGAAAgtatacatttttgcaaagtgttgcatgatgtgtagagtagcatctctgctgcaaaacatttattaaactggtattttgacgtacatttcatttcaaataattattgcaacttctgcgatttgaaaattgcagtgtgtaatattgcgatttaatctgaagttcaattaattgcccagccctagttttgtagtgttttaatgtttcatgtttgCGACTATGTTAATTATTAAGCTGCCTGTCTTGGTCAGAACACTCTTGCAAATGAgattcttaaaggtcacatattttacccttttaagacaagttcatattggtctcagaagtccctaaaacatgactgtgaagtctgttgctaaaaaacatgccagtattgaatttttgcatgtctaaaattctcactgtttcagccctgcccagatcgagctgtttctgtgtctgtgcctttaaatgttgatgagctgactgactccacccctgactccgcctctcccaggaaatggaAGTGGCacaatggatgtggctctccagattctgagaggaggatcaggagaggagggtggaactttcttccaagcagggagggccaactgaatcTGGGGGCGGGGcaaactccccacatgacatcatatagggaaaatctaagaacagcttatttcagcacacattttttgaaaggaggagaaatggaggaggagagggaatggattgttctggtacttgaggggaatGTGGACAGGGCAGgagcacatatttttgaaagaatagcctgaaaaagtgattttttttttttgcataatatgtcccctttaatctcagaaattagaagtaaaaatgcttaaattggttaaaagtagcataaataaacatttttataatccAAACCCAACAATAGCTTAATACACTTTTGTCAAGATGCTAGCagcaatgctactgatccagcacacatgcactgatatcaataaatcacagtcGGGGAGGGCCCAGCCTCTGGGGTTTTCAGTAGCTCagctaattctgtgggcagacctggtTACAGCAAGTTGTAATAACACACAGTTCAAATTCTCACGGTAAACCTGGACTTACTTAAAGGCACACTTGTGCAACCACTGCACTAGGCCATGTTACTATTGTTACTATGCCTTGCAGAATGCAACCTCAAGTTTTTGCAGCCTAGTTGTCCTTACAGGGCATTAGCATTAATGCACCTTTACCTATTGGTTTGTGAttaatcattaaagtaaagAGGTGTTCGTATATGTTGAACATTAAATGGAATTATAAATCAGATAAACTGAATGTGTTCTATCTGCAGCGGCGCTCAGTCTGAATCCTTCAAACACGTCTGATCCTGGATCAGGTAATATACCATGttctctgcagtctgctttCTGTCATCTGATCACAGtaaagctgtttttatgctttattcagTCTCCAGTCTCTTTTACAGTGCAGCCCCAGAGTCACCCATCAGAAATGCCCTCTTGGGTTATTTTATCTCTGGGTGAGACAAGCCACCGCAGATGTGTTTTGACTTGCGGTCTTCTTCAGCACCACGAGTCAAAAtgcatctgttgtggcttgtcTTGTTTTCATTAATGACTCACTTCACTTTGAAAGATTAAGTgaaatatttcctgctcatgtttatttattttgtattgtttcagGAAAACTGGTGACTGATCAGGCGAACGTGACTCTGAATGAAACTCATCAAACTTTCTCTGAACACTTTGGATTCAACAGTGAGATATAAAACTCTTCATCCAGATTTAAAGAGTGGCACTagaattaaaaaatgtcttgaCAATATCATGGACAGAGCTGGGAGGAAGGGGAATAAGACAGGCCTGTTTCTATGCGGATCAAACTCTTTGTCATCAGAAGTGTTTGCTTGGTTTCCTGGATTAAAAATACTGATGCAAGAGTCTTCTAAGATTCCAAAGAAGGATTTGACTTGGGGAAATTTTACCTCCTGAACAGGagttgctgctttgtgagctctACTTCAAGAATTGCTACctttggcagaaaaaagtacTCTGGCCAAAAGTGGTAGATCTTAGtcatttacaaaacaaatttactcATTAAAATCAATTCCTCACTCACTGTCCTGTGCTTTGTCTCCTGGTGCTCAGATCTGTCAGGTATCCGCGTCTTCATAACTGAACAAGAGGCGGAGAGTCGGATCATAGGGGGTCAGGAAGCCTGGGCCCATTCCTGGCCATGGCAGGTGTCTCTTCGCTTCGCATCCATGCCGGCCTGTGGGGGCGCCATCATCGGGCCGCTGTGGGTCGTCTCTGCTGCACATTGCTTcaagaggtcagaggtcacctACATTTTTTAGCCCTCTCAAGACAAGACTATTTATTACCGCATCCTTAGAAAGGacaaactgttattttaatgattagtTGCTTCAAAAAGTAGAGGATAATTTTCTGATTGTCTGCCTTATTTTAACCAGTAGAAAGAGAGCACTGTCTAGGTTGCACAAATTTGTTGGGAACTCTTGGAAAAGTAGCTCCACCCTCTTCCCCAAATGTTGACATTAAATTTAGACTGTGTACAAGAGATTGCATGCATTATTAACCATAAACTACGCAACATTAGGTGTgtaggacttctgtttttattgctgtGGTATTAAACAGACATCTTCTAACTTCACATGCTCCTTGATGACATAAGCCTACTTCAGTATAAACAGatcttgtttttgttctgtctgCAGATTCAACAGAGCTTCTTTCTGGACGGTCCTGGCAGGGAAACATGACTTAGATAATCCTCATGAACCGGGACAACAGGTAAGGTGCACAAACAGTTTtagattgtgattttttttgtgctgcTTCTCAACAGTCAAGACAAACTGGTGTTTGGGCTCCAGACCAATAAGAAGCCCCCATAAGAGCCgaaaaacttaaaatctcagCAGAGGTTCAAAAAGTGCAAATTTCACAGTGGCACTAGGAAACCCCCCTAGGTGGGCCCCACCTGACAAAACTCTCTTCTGCTTGCCTGCTAAATGCATGCATTAttcctgaaaaaaattaaatttttcagTAAAGTTACTGAAGGGAAATGAAGAGAAATGATTCAtctgagagtgaaaacagaaataggATAAAAGAAAGCAAGACAGTCATATTAAATGGTGATCATGTGACCTTGTTCTTGATCCCAGTTGGTCGGTGTGGCCATGATCATCTCCCACC
This region includes:
- the parp12b gene encoding protein mono-ADP-ribosyltransferase PARP12b; the encoded protein is MYDPEILEATRALCRAGGALNLRVLYQELLQRCNTNEEEFLHIMNGCSRFLLVPGSAGDGEGRPEDCTVVARTSLRLCSAYYHERCAEGVGCQQLHLCRYFIYGNCRFDKGRKSCKYSHDLGSDHNQQLLRECTLQELHEDHLRLLLLQNDPELLPEVCSHYNKGSAPLGDCSFQVSCTKIHLCQHFVKGDCMFGLRCKRQHTIDQHGRHMLEDRGLSGDLMEELPFIYRNMYNLKNADTEKNVEPVNEGGEEICLHFIRNSCKFNNECSRVHFHLPYKWEIFNDRTWTELQDMEDIERDFCDPSKNHSCTHLPVDFLSMRRGSKPVRRLSTISSVLKPPHYVLTTEWLWYYKGEQGNWIEYGHPDEKQRTTSVTSQTLEVSFQSNRTGVIEVVKGNRQYVLSFKDMYQRNPKHNTKRRVCRRPRFVPVVEVQRKWG